The following are encoded together in the Pungitius pungitius chromosome 7, fPunPun2.1, whole genome shotgun sequence genome:
- the ndnf gene encoding protein NDNF yields MRPFRSWSAALLALLALGASAQKLPTRDEGLFQMQIRDKSLFHDSSVVPDGAEISGYLFRDTPKRYYFVVEEDNTPLSVTVTPCDAPLEWKLTLQELPEEASGEASGEPEPLDEQKQQVTVDEGTELFAYKGNDVEAYVATSTPAGLYQLELLSTEKDSNFKVYATTTPESDQPYPELPYDPRVDVTALGRTTVTLAWKPTPTGFLMGQPVQYCVVINKEHNFKSMCAAEAKMSADDAFMSAPKPGRDFSPFDFAHFGFAASDGAFHKERGLASNRISRAYAAKPKALDIQKVCIGNKNIFTVADLKPDTQYYFDVFAVNAATNTSTAYVGTFARTKEEARQKTVELKDGKVSDVFIKRKGSKFLRFAPVSSHQRVTLFVHTCLDAVQVQVRRDGKLLLSQNVEGVRQFQLRGKPKGKYLIRLRGSRKGASTLKVLATTRTSSKQPFPSLPEDTRIKAFDKLRTCSSATVAWLGTQDRNKYCIYRKEVAESYGEEQRRREQNRCAGPESRRKSEKVLCKYFHSPNLQKAVTTETITGLEAGKTYLLDVYVVGHSGHSVKYQSKLVKTRKYC; encoded by the exons ATGAGGCCGTTCAGAAGCTGGAGTGCGGCGCTGCTGGCGCTGCTGGCGCTGGGAGCCTCGGCCCAGAAGCTGCCCACCAGGGACGAAGGGCTCTTCCAGATGCAGATCCGAGACAAGTCGCTGTTCCACGACTCCTCCGTCGTCCCGGACGGAGCCGAGATCAGCGGCTACCTGTTCAGGGACACGCCCAAAAG GTACTACTTTGTGGTGGAAGAAGACAACACGCCCCTGTCTGTGACCGTGACACCTTGCGACGCTCCTCTGGAGTGGAAGCTCACGCTGCAGGAGCTGCCGGAGGAGGCCAGCGGAGAGGCATCAG gagAGCCTGAACCTCTGGACgagcagaagcagcaggtgaCCGTGGACGAGGGGACGGAGCTCTTCGCCTACAAGGGTAACGACGTGGAGGCGTACGTGGCCACCAGCACCCCCGCCGGCCTCTaccagctggagctgctgtcCACGGAGAAAGACAGCAACTTCAAGGTGTACGCCACCACCACCCCAGAGTCCGACCAGCCCTACCCGGAGCTGCCCTACGACCCGCGCGTGGACGTGACGGCGCTGGGCCGCACCACCGTCACGCTGGCCTGGAAGCCCACGCCGACGGGCTTCCTGATGGGCCAGCCCGTCCAGTACTGCGTGGTGATCAACAAGGAGCACAACTTCAAGAGCATGTGTGCCGCCGAGGCCAAGATGAGCGCCGACGACGCCTTCATGTCGGCCCCGAAGCCCGGCAGGGACTTCAGCCCGTTCGACTTCGCCCACTTCGGCTTCGCGGCCTCCGACGGCGCCTTCCACAAAGAGCGCGGCCTCGCGAGCAACAGGATCTCCCGGGCGTACGCCGCCAAGCCCAAAGCGCTGGACATCCAGAAGGTGTGCATCGGCAACAAAAACATCTTCACCGTGGCGGACCTGAAGCCGGACACGCAGTACTACTTCGACGTGTTCGCCGTGAACGCCGCCACCAACACCAGCACGGCGTACGTGGGCACCTTCGCCCGCACCAAAGAGGAAGCCCGCCAGAAGACGGTGGAGCTGAAGGACGGCAAGGTGTCCGACGTCTTCATCAAGAGGAAGGGCAGCAAGTTCCTGCGCTTCGCCCCGGTGTCCTCGCACCAGAGGGTCACCCTCTTCGTCCACACCTGCCTGGACGCCGTGCAGGTGCAGGTGCGGCGCGACGGCAAGCTGCTGCTCTCCCAGAACGTGGAGGGCGTGCGGCAGTTCCAGCTGCGCGGGAAGCCCAAGGGCAAGTACCTGATCCGCCTGCGGGGCAGCAGGAAGGGGGCCTCCACCCTGAAGGTGCTGGCCACCACCCGAACCAGCAGCAAGCAGCCCTTCCCGTCGCTCCCGGAGGACACGCGCATCAAGGCCTTCGACAAGCTGCGCACCTGCTCCTCCGCCACCGTGGCCTGGCTGGGCACGCAGGACCGCAACAAGTACTGCATCTACCGCAAGGAGGTGGCCGAGAGCTACGGCGAGGAGCAGCGGCGCCGGGAGCAGAACCGGTGCGCCGGGCCGGAGAGCCGCAGGAAGTCCGAAAAGGTCCTGTGCAAGTACTTCCACAGCCCGAACCTGCAGAAAGCGGTCACCACGGAGACCATCACGGGCCTGGAGGCGGGGAAGACCTACCTGCTGGACGTTTACGTGGTGGGACACAGTGGCCACTCAGTGAAGTACCAGAGCAAACTGGTGAAGACAAGGAAATACTGCTAA